GTGCGTCAGAGCGCCGCGAGCTGCCGTACAATGTCAGCAGGGCTTCAGATATCGGGTGTGGGCCTCAGATGAGGGTGCGAAGAGTGGAACAGCTAAACGGACAGCGTCCAAGTGCACATGACCAGCAGCATCGCGCTCGTGGTCTGATTATCGCCGCGGCGGTGCTCGTCGTGGCGCTTTTGGGAGGCGCGGGTCTCCTGTGGTCCCTGGTCGCGCATGCGAGTGGCTCTGCGGCACCGTCCGACGACTCCGACACGCCCACCCTGCTCGACGCGGACGCGCCCGCTGAGCCCGAGCTTCCGGCCAACGACGAGCGCGCGGCCGAGTTGGCGTACGACCCCGATCGCCAGACGGACTGGTCCTATCAGAGCAACGGTCAGAAGGTCGTCTACCTCACCTTTGACGACGGCCCCTCCGAGAACACCGAGAAGGTCCTCGACATCCTGGACCAGTACGGGATCAACGCCACCTTCTTCGTGACGGGCAACGACCCTGACTATCGCGGCTCGATCAGGGACGCCTACGAGCGCGGCAACACGATCGGCATGCACACGATGACGCACGACTACAAGACGGTCTATGCCTCCGAGGACGCTTATTTCTCGGACCTCGACCAGGTCGCCCAGGTGGTGAAGGACGAAATTGGCTACGTGCCGTACCTCGTGCGCTTTCCCGGTGGCTCGTCCAACACGGTCTCGGCCAACTACAGCCCCGGTCTCATGACGACGCTTTCCGAGGACGTTCCTGCGCGCGGCTACCAGTACTACGACTGGAACGTGAGCTCGGGCGACGCCGCCGGCAACAACGTGGCCGTCGACACGATCGTGAACTCGTCGTGCGTGGAGGGCTACACCAACATCATGCTGCTCTGCCACGACTCGAACACCAAGGCGACCACGGCCGAGGCGCTGCCGCGCATCATCCAGTACTACCTGGACAACGGCTACACCTTCGCGCCCATCGACCGCAGTTCGTTCGTGGTCCATCACAAGGTGGGCAACTAGCTCGAGCACGGGCTGGCGCGCGTCGTTCATGAGGCGAGGGCCCCTGAGGGGCCGAACAAGGCGCTTTTGGACCAAAGAGGGACTTGTCAATAGATTTTCTCGAACAGGTTGAGTAGTAGAAATTTCCGCAAGCTCTCTAGCTGGTCCTTTGTCACTCGCAAGACGCTCACTACTTGGCCTGCTCGCAGAAATCTATTGACAAGTCCCCTTTCGTCTTCTGAGTCCCGTTTTCCGCCTCGTACGGGTGCGTTTTGCCGCCAGCAAGACGCCCCCGACGGCTGCAAGGCCGCTGGGGGCGTCATCGTGCGAGGAGCGCCGCTCCTACGCCACGGCGTCCTCGTCGAACTGCGAGTTGTAGAGCTCCGCGTAGAAGCCGCCCGTGGCCAGGAGCTCCTCGTGCGTGCCCTTCTCGACGATGTCGCCGTCACGCAGCACCAAGATCACGTCGGCGTTTCTGATGGTGGAGAGCCGGTGCGCGATGACGAAGCTCGTGCGGCCGACCATGAGCGCGTCCATGGCTCGCTGGATGAGCTCCTCGGTGCGCGTGTCCACGTTGGAGGTGGCCTCGTCGAGGATGAGCGCCGGACGGTCGGCCAGCACGGCGCGCGCGATGGTCACGAGCTGGCGCTGCCCCTGGGAGAGGTTGGTCCCCTCCTCGTTGATCATGAAGTCGTAGCCGCCGGCCAGGGTGTGGATGAAGTGGTCACAGCGTGCCGCCTTGGCCGCGGCCTCGACCTCCTCGTCGGTGGCGTCGGGACGACCGTAGCGGATGTTCTCGCGGATCGTGTCGTTGAAGAGCCACGTGTCCTGGAGCACCATGGCGAACTCTGCGCGCAGCTCGGTTCGGTCCCAGTCGCGCACGTCGATGTCGTCGACCCTGATCGAGCCGGCGTCCACGTCGTAGAAGCGCTGGATCAGCTTGATGAGCGTGGTCTTTCCGGCGCCGGTGGGGCCCACGATGGCCACGGTCTGGCCCGGCTCGGCCACGCACGAGAAATCGTGAATGATGGTCTTGTCGGGCAGGTAGCCAAAGCGCACGTGGTCAAACTCCACGTGGCCCTCGCGCACGGCGGGAAGCTGCGGCGTGGCGGTCTCCTCCTCCTCGGGCGCGGCGAGAAACTCGAAGACGCGCTCGGTGGCGGCCGCCATGGACTGCATCGTGTTGGAGACGTTGGAGAGCTGCTGGATGGGCTGCGTGAAGTTGCGGACGTACTGGATGAAGCTCTGGATGTCGCCGGGGGTGGCCGCGCCGGCCAGCGCGAGCTGGGCCCCCACGACGATGACGCCCACGTAGCCCATGTTGCCCACGAGGCTCATGAGCGGCATCATCAGCCCCGAGAGGAACTGGCTTTTCCATCCGCTCGTGAAGAGGCGGTCGTTTTGGGCCTCGAAGGCGGCGACGGCGGCCTCGGAGCGATCGAAGACCTGGATGACGCCCTGCCCGGCGAAGTCCTCCTCGACGATGCCGTTGACCGTGCCCAGAACCTGCTGCTGCTCGCGGAAGTACTTCTGCGAGAAGCGCACCACGACGAGCACGATGACCACCGAGACGGGCAGGGTGAGCACGGTGACGCCCGTGAGCGTCAGGCTGATGGAGAGCATCATCACGAGCACGCCGACGAGCTGCGTGACGGAGGTGATGAGCTGCGTGATCGACTGATTGAGCGACTGCCCGAGCGTGTCCACGTCGTTGGTGATGCGGCTGAGCACGTCGCCCTTGCTGTGTCCGTTGAAGTAAGAGAGCGGGATGACGGCGATCTTCTCGGAGATCTCCTGGCGCATCTGGAAGCAGATCTTCTGCGTGACGCCGGTCATGAGCCAGCCCTGGATGAGATTGCACGCGGAGCTGGCAAGGTAGAGGCCCAGAAGGCCCAGGAGCGTGGCCCCGATCCAAGCGAAGTCGACCGTGCCGGTGCCCGCGACCGTGGCCACGAGCCCCTCGTAGAGCTTCGTGGTGACCGAGCCCAGGACCTTGGGTCCCACGATGTTGAAGATGACCGAGCAGATGGCGAAGGCGATGCCAAAGAACACCGCGACCTTGTGCTGTCCCACATAGCCGAGGAGCCTCACCATGGTGCCCTTGAAGTCCTTGGCCTTCTCGGTGGAACGCTTGCCCCTTGGTCCTGGCATCAGCGCTCACCTCCCTTCTCGGTCGCCGCAATCTCTTCTTCGGTGAGACCGAGCTCGGCGGCGGAGAGCTGGCTCTGGGCGATCTCGAGGTAGGTCGGGCAGTGGCGCAGCAGCTCCTCGTGCGTGCCGCGTCCCACGACCGCGCCCTCGTCGAGCACGAGGATCTCGTCGGCGTGCATGATCGTGGCGATGCGCTGGGCCACCACGACGAGCGCGGCGTCGGTTACGCTGCGGGCCAGCTCCTCGCGCAGGCGGGCGTCGGTAGCGTAGTCGAGCGCGGAGAAGGAGTCGTCAAAGACGATGACCTCGGGGTGCTTGGCAAGGGCACGGGCGATCGCGAGGCGCTGGCGCTGGCCTCCGGAGACGTTGGAGCCGCCCTGGCTAATGGGGGAGGCGTACGCGCCGTCGCGCTCCTCGATGAAGTCTGTGGCCTGGGCGACGCGCGCGGCCTCGCGCATGGTGTCATCGGTGATGTCGTCTCCGGCGAACTTGAGGTTGGACTCGACGGTGCCCGAGAAGAGCATGCCCTGCTGCGGGATGTAGCCGACGCGCCGACGCAGCTCCGAGAGCCGCATGTCGCGCACGTCGACGCCGTCGAGCTGGACGGAGCCTCCCGTGGCGTCGTAGAGGCGCGGAATGAGCTGGACGAGCGTGGACTTGCCGGAGCCGGTCGAGCCGATGATGCCGAGCATCTGACCGGCGTGCGTGGTGAACGAGACGTCAGAGATCACGTCCTCGCTGGCGTCGGGGTACTGGAAGCCTACGCCCCTGAAGCTGAGCTCGCCCCTCGGGGCGTCTGTGGCCGGGAGCTTGGGGCGCTCCGGGTCGCGCACGGAGATCGGGCAGGTAATGACCTCTTCGATGCGCTCGGCGGCCACCTCGGCGCGCGGGAGCATGACCGAGACCATCGTGAGGATCATGAAGGCCATGACGATCTGCATCGTGTAGGAGATGAAGGCCATCATGTCGCCGACCTGCATCACGCCGTCGCTCACGCCATGGGCCCCGAACCACACGATCAGAACCGTGACGCTGTTCATGACGAGCATCATGAGCGGCATCATGAAGGACATCGCACGGTTGGTGAAGAGCTGCGTCTGCATGAGGTCGCGGCTCGCGTCGCCGAAGCGCTCGAGCTCGTGGTCCTGGCGGCCAAAGGCGCGAATCGGCAT
This is a stretch of genomic DNA from Thermophilibacter immobilis. It encodes these proteins:
- a CDS encoding polysaccharide deacetylase family protein, which encodes MEQLNGQRPSAHDQQHRARGLIIAAAVLVVALLGGAGLLWSLVAHASGSAAPSDDSDTPTLLDADAPAEPELPANDERAAELAYDPDRQTDWSYQSNGQKVVYLTFDDGPSENTEKVLDILDQYGINATFFVTGNDPDYRGSIRDAYERGNTIGMHTMTHDYKTVYASEDAYFSDLDQVAQVVKDEIGYVPYLVRFPGGSSNTVSANYSPGLMTTLSEDVPARGYQYYDWNVSSGDAAGNNVAVDTIVNSSCVEGYTNIMLLCHDSNTKATTAEALPRIIQYYLDNGYTFAPIDRSSFVVHHKVGN
- a CDS encoding ABC transporter ATP-binding protein; this encodes MPGPRGKRSTEKAKDFKGTMVRLLGYVGQHKVAVFFGIAFAICSVIFNIVGPKVLGSVTTKLYEGLVATVAGTGTVDFAWIGATLLGLLGLYLASSACNLIQGWLMTGVTQKICFQMRQEISEKIAVIPLSYFNGHSKGDVLSRITNDVDTLGQSLNQSITQLITSVTQLVGVLVMMLSISLTLTGVTVLTLPVSVVIVLVVVRFSQKYFREQQQVLGTVNGIVEEDFAGQGVIQVFDRSEAAVAAFEAQNDRLFTSGWKSQFLSGLMMPLMSLVGNMGYVGVIVVGAQLALAGAATPGDIQSFIQYVRNFTQPIQQLSNVSNTMQSMAAATERVFEFLAAPEEEETATPQLPAVREGHVEFDHVRFGYLPDKTIIHDFSCVAEPGQTVAIVGPTGAGKTTLIKLIQRFYDVDAGSIRVDDIDVRDWDRTELRAEFAMVLQDTWLFNDTIRENIRYGRPDATDEEVEAAAKAARCDHFIHTLAGGYDFMINEEGTNLSQGQRQLVTIARAVLADRPALILDEATSNVDTRTEELIQRAMDALMVGRTSFVIAHRLSTIRNADVILVLRDGDIVEKGTHEELLATGGFYAELYNSQFDEDAVA
- a CDS encoding ABC transporter ATP-binding protein, translated to MKIIRLFKNHLVALLAVLVLLIVQSNADLALPTYMSEIVDVGIQQGGIASPVPDTIRATSLADLELFMSGSDAALVESHFGAANANGVRSYQGTADERVKGGALAGALSLPETVVLALDQGVDASTLGNGMSGTLDLDDVRAAVSSGLVSSDQLVSSAQSMSDQMGSMGGSLVEQRAVSYVSQEYEAQGIDLANVQNAYLGSMATLMFSLCLVSLVATVTVGAIASRTASGIARDLRHDAFERVMQFSPAEINKFSQASLITRCTNDIQQVQMATTLFMRMVLMAPITGVVAVTRVVATSTGLEWTIGVAVVAVSIVVGVLMGLTMPKFKRMQRYVDRVNLVAREMLDGIMPIRAFGRQDHELERFGDASRDLMQTQLFTNRAMSFMMPLMMLVMNSVTVLIVWFGAHGVSDGVMQVGDMMAFISYTMQIVMAFMILTMVSVMLPRAEVAAERIEEVITCPISVRDPERPKLPATDAPRGELSFRGVGFQYPDASEDVISDVSFTTHAGQMLGIIGSTGSGKSTLVQLIPRLYDATGGSVQLDGVDVRDMRLSELRRRVGYIPQQGMLFSGTVESNLKFAGDDITDDTMREAARVAQATDFIEERDGAYASPISQGGSNVSGGQRQRLAIARALAKHPEVIVFDDSFSALDYATDARLREELARSVTDAALVVVAQRIATIMHADEILVLDEGAVVGRGTHEELLRHCPTYLEIAQSQLSAAELGLTEEEIAATEKGGER